A stretch of the Streptomyces sp. NBC_00078 genome encodes the following:
- a CDS encoding GMC family oxidoreductase produces the protein MNEAYDYVVVGAGAAGAPLAARLSEDPDTTVLVLEAGPADDLPSIAVPALFPGLFGSAVDWADETAPQQRLAGRRVYWPHGRTLGGSSSINAMMWVPGQRADYDRWGELAGPQWSYEAVRPVLSRIGCDDGAPMRIAGLPDPAPVTSAFLDACGKAGIPLAADEIGSAYDGVRHTMVTQHGGRRRSTTDGYLRPAAHRPNLVVRHQAAVQKVEIVDRRAEGVRYCVDGRPVTVTARREVILCAGAVDSPRLLMLSGIGPAGRLRDHGIELVADAPEVGRNLRDHLAAMLLVEAAEPGPDPRRAPGAFAQFRANGRGPLTSNLGEAYAFVRSDPALPHPDIELVLLTGQFVDEGRTRSQSAGFTLAVVLLQPRSRGEIALRDADPLSRPLIDPGYLSDPEDRRVLDAGLRIAEEVLATEPLASEAGAPVQPALPPGPDRRHAAVQAAQSLYHPVGTCRMGTDSASVVDERLRVRGVRNLRVADASVMPEIVRGHTAAPSMLIGERAAELIAAERRG, from the coding sequence GTGAACGAGGCGTACGACTACGTCGTCGTCGGCGCCGGGGCGGCGGGCGCACCGCTGGCCGCCCGGCTCAGCGAGGACCCGGACACGACCGTGCTGGTGCTTGAGGCGGGACCGGCCGACGACCTGCCCTCGATCGCGGTCCCTGCCCTGTTCCCCGGCTTGTTCGGCAGCGCCGTCGACTGGGCCGACGAGACCGCCCCGCAACAGCGGCTGGCCGGACGGCGGGTGTACTGGCCGCACGGCAGGACCCTCGGCGGCTCGTCGTCGATCAACGCGATGATGTGGGTCCCCGGCCAGCGAGCCGACTACGACCGCTGGGGCGAACTCGCCGGCCCGCAGTGGTCCTACGAGGCGGTCCGCCCCGTGCTGTCGCGGATCGGCTGCGACGACGGCGCGCCCATGCGTATCGCGGGGCTGCCGGATCCGGCCCCGGTGACCTCGGCCTTCCTGGACGCCTGCGGCAAGGCCGGAATTCCCCTTGCCGCTGACGAGATCGGCTCGGCGTACGACGGCGTGCGGCACACCATGGTGACGCAGCACGGGGGGCGGCGGCGCAGTACGACGGACGGATATCTGCGGCCCGCCGCGCACCGGCCCAACCTCGTCGTGCGCCACCAAGCGGCCGTACAGAAGGTGGAGATCGTCGACCGGCGGGCCGAGGGGGTCCGGTACTGCGTCGACGGCAGGCCGGTCACGGTGACGGCCCGCCGCGAGGTCATTCTGTGCGCGGGGGCCGTCGACTCGCCGCGACTGCTGATGCTGTCCGGGATCGGGCCCGCCGGCCGACTGCGCGACCACGGGATCGAGTTGGTCGCCGACGCGCCGGAGGTCGGGCGCAACCTGCGCGACCACCTGGCCGCGATGCTGCTGGTCGAGGCGGCGGAGCCCGGCCCCGATCCGCGCCGTGCTCCGGGCGCGTTCGCGCAGTTCCGCGCGAACGGCCGCGGTCCGCTCACCTCCAACCTCGGCGAGGCGTACGCGTTCGTGCGCAGCGACCCGGCGCTGCCGCACCCGGACATCGAACTGGTGCTGCTGACCGGGCAGTTCGTCGACGAGGGGCGCACCCGGTCGCAGTCCGCCGGATTCACCCTCGCCGTGGTACTGCTCCAGCCGCGAAGCCGCGGCGAGATCGCGCTGCGCGACGCGGATCCGCTGTCCCGGCCGCTGATCGATCCGGGATATCTGAGCGATCCGGAGGACCGGCGAGTCCTGGACGCCGGGCTGCGCATCGCGGAGGAGGTGCTCGCCACCGAGCCCCTCGCCTCCGAGGCCGGCGCCCCCGTACAACCGGCGCTGCCCCCCGGCCCGGACCGCCGTCACGCCGCCGTCCAGGCGGCGCAGTCCCTCTACCACCCGGTCGGGACATGCCGGATGGGGACCGACTCGGCGTCGGTCGTGGACGAACGGCTCCGGGTGCGCGGCGTGCGCAACCTGCGGGTGGCGGACGCTT
- a CDS encoding R2-like ligand-binding oxidase — MTNETDSPARRTGYASLNAGGIDWDMLPMRLFAKGNRRFWNPADLDFTRDAEDFAGLSPQAQEAVAVMCAQFVAGEEAVTRDIQPFMSAVAAEGRLGDEMYLAQFCFEEAKHVEVFRRWMDAVGLHDDLNELVTGNPGYQEIFGIALPEALEKLHHDPSPANQVRASITYNHLVEGTLALTGYYTWNRFCTGLGIFPGMRRVVELIGDDERRHMAWGTYTCRRHVAADPENWNVAQSTMRELIPHALRQIDFAAKSYPADLFDIPVKEILLYASSRPRRRLRAISSALNESAGEVERDIVAERLEEEFADEDRRKASTPR; from the coding sequence ATGACGAACGAAACCGACTCACCAGCCCGGCGCACTGGTTACGCGTCGTTGAACGCGGGCGGCATCGACTGGGACATGCTGCCCATGCGGCTGTTCGCGAAGGGCAACCGCAGGTTCTGGAATCCGGCGGACCTCGACTTCACCCGCGACGCCGAGGACTTCGCGGGACTGTCCCCGCAGGCCCAGGAGGCCGTGGCGGTCATGTGCGCCCAGTTCGTCGCGGGCGAGGAGGCGGTCACCCGGGACATCCAGCCGTTCATGTCCGCCGTCGCGGCCGAGGGACGGCTGGGTGACGAGATGTACCTGGCGCAGTTCTGCTTCGAGGAGGCCAAGCACGTCGAGGTCTTCCGCCGGTGGATGGACGCCGTGGGGCTGCACGACGATCTCAACGAGCTGGTGACCGGCAACCCCGGCTACCAGGAGATCTTCGGCATCGCCCTGCCGGAGGCGCTGGAGAAGCTGCACCACGATCCGAGCCCGGCCAACCAGGTGCGGGCCTCGATCACGTACAACCACCTCGTCGAGGGCACGCTCGCGCTCACCGGCTACTACACCTGGAACCGGTTCTGCACCGGACTGGGGATCTTCCCGGGCATGCGCCGGGTCGTGGAGCTGATCGGCGACGACGAGCGGCGGCACATGGCGTGGGGCACCTACACCTGCCGTCGTCACGTCGCCGCCGATCCGGAGAACTGGAACGTCGCCCAGAGCACCATGCGGGAGCTGATACCGCATGCGCTGCGGCAGATCGACTTCGCCGCCAAGTCCTACCCCGCGGACCTGTTCGACATCCCGGTCAAGGAGATCCTGCTGTACGCGAGCAGCCGTCCGCGCCGACGGCTGCGCGCGATCTCGTCGGCGCTGAACGAGTCGGCGGGCGAGGTCGAGCGCGACATCGTCGCAGAGCGGCTCGAGGAAGAGTTCGCCGACGAGGACCGCCGCAAGGCGAGTACGCCGCGGTGA
- a CDS encoding fatty acyl-AMP ligase, whose protein sequence is MPLESGRWPTLVDMCASRAAEDPGRVYFTYLPDGRTVGASLTAEAVDRDARALAVLLLRHADPGDRVLLAYPPGLEFIVGFFGCLYAGLIAVPVPPVEIGRTGPKTDKVDAVCGSAEPRVLLTTQSALTRLDGGRAVASLADVVCLASDTVLGEGARELAEKWSPPEIEPGSVAYLQYSSGSTGVPKGVTLTHRNVLHNLELIRANAYRGELRAGERPAPNVLFLPFFHDMGLVNGVLSPLYRDYEAVHMSPIAFVQRPVSWLRAVSDRGRAVSVAPNFAYELAVRRVPEEQVAELDLSGWELAGVGAEPVRPKTLEAFSAKFAAAGFRSSVFFPCYGLAESTVMVSGGPALRDPVIACFDAERLAAGRVVPVAAGRGVAGVQELVGCGQIQDTLCLRIVAPLTRRVCAADEVGEIYIAGPSVSEGYWNAPRLTAETFGIELAEEPGLRFLATGDLGFVHGGQVFVTGRRKDAIILNGLNYYPHDIEAALHGAHPALREDRCCAFSVDDGSRERLVVLTEVQRRYQVVREAGTAQDSLRRPVEAAEIETAVVAAVASAQGVRVDEVVLLAAGSLPYTSSAKIKRAECRSRYLAKQLDLL, encoded by the coding sequence GCACGGTCGGGGCGTCGCTGACCGCCGAGGCGGTGGACCGCGACGCCAGGGCACTGGCGGTGCTGCTGCTGCGGCACGCCGATCCCGGCGACCGGGTTCTGCTGGCGTATCCGCCCGGCCTCGAGTTCATCGTCGGATTCTTCGGCTGCCTGTACGCCGGCCTGATCGCCGTACCCGTACCGCCCGTTGAGATCGGCCGCACCGGACCGAAGACCGACAAGGTGGACGCGGTCTGCGGCAGCGCCGAACCCAGGGTGCTCCTGACCACGCAGTCCGCGCTCACGCGGCTGGACGGGGGCCGGGCCGTCGCGTCGCTGGCCGACGTGGTCTGTCTCGCCTCGGACACGGTGCTCGGCGAGGGCGCACGGGAACTGGCGGAGAAGTGGAGCCCTCCGGAGATCGAGCCGGGCTCGGTCGCGTATCTGCAGTACTCGTCCGGCTCGACGGGTGTTCCCAAGGGCGTGACCCTCACCCATCGCAACGTGCTGCACAACCTGGAACTCATCCGGGCCAACGCCTATCGAGGCGAGCTGCGCGCCGGTGAACGCCCGGCGCCCAACGTGCTGTTCCTCCCCTTCTTCCACGACATGGGTCTGGTCAACGGAGTCCTGTCGCCGCTGTACCGCGACTACGAGGCCGTGCACATGTCGCCGATTGCCTTCGTGCAGCGTCCCGTCAGCTGGCTGCGTGCCGTTTCGGACCGCGGCAGGGCGGTGAGTGTCGCGCCGAACTTCGCCTACGAACTCGCGGTGCGCCGGGTCCCCGAGGAGCAGGTCGCCGAACTCGACCTTTCCGGGTGGGAGTTGGCGGGCGTGGGCGCCGAGCCGGTGCGGCCGAAGACGCTGGAGGCCTTCAGCGCCAAGTTCGCCGCCGCCGGATTCCGCAGCTCCGTGTTCTTTCCCTGCTACGGGCTGGCCGAGTCGACGGTGATGGTCAGCGGCGGTCCCGCACTGCGCGACCCGGTCATCGCCTGTTTCGACGCCGAGCGGCTGGCGGCGGGCCGGGTGGTTCCGGTCGCCGCCGGCCGCGGTGTCGCCGGCGTCCAGGAGCTGGTGGGGTGCGGGCAGATCCAGGACACTCTGTGCCTGCGCATCGTCGCTCCGCTGACCCGCCGCGTGTGCGCCGCGGACGAGGTCGGTGAGATCTACATCGCCGGACCCAGCGTCAGCGAGGGTTACTGGAACGCGCCGCGGCTGACCGCCGAGACGTTCGGGATCGAACTGGCCGAAGAGCCCGGGCTCCGCTTCCTCGCCACCGGCGACCTCGGATTCGTCCACGGCGGCCAGGTGTTCGTCACCGGCCGGCGCAAGGACGCGATCATCCTCAACGGACTCAACTACTACCCGCACGACATCGAGGCCGCGCTGCACGGAGCCCATCCGGCGTTGCGCGAGGACCGGTGCTGTGCCTTCTCGGTCGACGACGGCAGCCGGGAACGGCTGGTCGTGCTGACGGAAGTGCAGCGCCGGTACCAGGTGGTGCGGGAGGCGGGGACCGCGCAGGACTCGCTGCGCCGTCCCGTGGAAGCGGCCGAAATCGAGACGGCGGTCGTCGCCGCCGTCGCGTCCGCACAGGGAGTGCGGGTGGACGAGGTGGTGCTGCTGGCGGCCGGTTCACTGCCCTACACCAGCAGCGCCAAGATCAAGCGCGCCGAATGCCGGAGCCGATATCTCGCCAAGCAGCTGGACCTCCTCTGA